In Dehalobacter sp., the following proteins share a genomic window:
- a CDS encoding PLDc N-terminal domain-containing protein, translating to MEDLMSYLPFLIPIMVIELALAAAALVHIFRHRTYRIGNQVLWVIVVVLFQIIGPILYFTLGKGDD from the coding sequence ATGGAAGATCTGATGTCCTATTTACCTTTTCTAATTCCGATCATGGTGATCGAACTTGCCCTGGCAGCAGCTGCGCTCGTTCATATTTTCCGGCACAGGACTTACCGCATCGGCAATCAGGTGCTTTGGGTAATTGTCGTTGTCCTGTTCCAGATTATCGGCCCTATCTTGTATTTTACCTTAGGCAAAGGTGACGACTAA
- a CDS encoding ABC transporter ATP-binding protein produces MEILKLEHVKKNFGGLPVIQDLSFSVSESSVFGLIGKNGAGKTTTMKMLLGFLKSDAGEIKVCGEKVAYGDTRTNRHVGYLPDVPEFYSYMTPVEYLRLCGEISGQKPRPIRKKTEELLALVGLENSNRKISGFSRGMKQRLGIAQALMNEPRLLICDEPTSALDPVGRKEILDILSVAGQQTAILISTHILSDVERLCDHIGILNDGKLVLQGKLSDIKNSYRHSSLRIELADQDGVAVLAGKLANLPFVSAVEAKENFLTVRLEDVAKEGLRIMELLLREQVFVLKYEVLEPSLEDVFLEVIQ; encoded by the coding sequence ATGGAAATTCTGAAGCTGGAACATGTCAAGAAAAACTTCGGGGGTCTTCCGGTCATACAGGATTTGAGCTTCTCGGTCTCCGAAAGCTCCGTCTTTGGCCTGATAGGAAAGAACGGAGCAGGGAAGACAACTACCATGAAAATGCTTTTGGGTTTTTTAAAGTCTGACGCCGGAGAAATCAAAGTGTGCGGGGAAAAAGTCGCTTACGGAGACACAAGAACCAACAGGCATGTGGGTTATCTTCCGGATGTGCCGGAGTTTTACAGTTACATGACACCCGTCGAATATTTAAGACTGTGCGGGGAAATCTCCGGTCAGAAGCCTCGCCCAATCCGGAAAAAGACGGAAGAACTGCTGGCCCTTGTAGGGTTGGAGAACAGCAATCGAAAAATAAGCGGTTTTTCCCGAGGAATGAAACAGCGGCTGGGGATTGCCCAGGCTCTGATGAACGAGCCGCGGCTCTTGATCTGCGACGAACCGACGTCCGCGCTTGACCCCGTTGGCAGAAAAGAGATATTGGATATTTTGTCCGTTGCCGGACAGCAGACCGCCATTTTAATTTCCACCCATATTTTATCCGATGTGGAACGGCTCTGTGATCATATTGGGATTCTGAACGATGGCAAGCTTGTTTTACAAGGAAAACTCTCCGATATCAAGAATAGCTATCGCCATAGCTCTCTCCGGATCGAGTTGGCGGATCAAGACGGCGTTGCTGTTCTTGCCGGGAAGCTTGCAAATCTTCCGTTTGTATCTGCGGTAGAGGCCAAAGAAAATTTTCTGACCGTCCGCCTTGAGGACGTGGCTAAGGAAGGGCTAAGAATTATGGAACTGCTGCTCAGGGAACAGGTTTTCGTTTTGAAATATGAAGTACTTGAACCTTCGCTGGAAGATGTGTTCTTGGAGGTTATTCAATGA
- a CDS encoding ABC transporter permease subunit, with the protein MNGLIAFTKKEFLEQVRSYKAVIMVSVLFLFGMTSPLLAKMTPDIFAQLTVQGISISMPEPTVLDAYGQFFKNMSQMGLIVLLLVFNVMLSQEVTRGTLVILLAKGLSRSAVIMSKYLASLILWTVSYVLAAVTDYGYTVYLFGSFSLPHLFFSLFCLWLFGVFLLAVLLLASTLASGNYGGLLLTATVMMVLMIANVFPAFQKWNPVALASDNITLLTNAEAIGGMSVTAWTTLLMIVLCLILSIIVFRKKKL; encoded by the coding sequence ATGAACGGTCTGATCGCTTTTACTAAAAAAGAATTTCTGGAGCAAGTCCGCAGCTATAAAGCCGTTATCATGGTTTCAGTACTGTTCTTATTCGGTATGACGAGTCCCTTACTGGCAAAGATGACGCCCGATATTTTTGCCCAGCTGACCGTTCAGGGAATATCCATCAGCATGCCGGAGCCGACAGTCCTGGATGCCTATGGCCAATTCTTCAAGAATATGAGCCAAATGGGTTTGATCGTCTTGCTGCTTGTCTTTAACGTTATGCTCTCCCAGGAAGTGACACGCGGTACGCTGGTCATCCTTCTTGCTAAGGGGTTGTCTCGATCTGCGGTCATCATGTCAAAATATTTGGCGTCTTTGATTTTGTGGACGGTGAGCTATGTCCTTGCCGCAGTCACCGATTATGGATATACTGTTTATCTGTTTGGGAGCTTCTCCTTGCCTCATCTGTTTTTCTCCTTATTTTGCCTATGGCTGTTCGGTGTTTTTCTCCTGGCAGTCCTTCTGCTGGCCAGCACACTTGCATCGGGGAATTACGGAGGACTTCTTCTGACAGCCACAGTCATGATGGTCCTGATGATCGCCAATGTGTTCCCAGCATTTCAAAAATGGAATCCGGTCGCACTTGCCTCGGATAACATTACGCTGCTTACAAATGCGGAAGCAATTGGCGGCATGTCCGTAACAGCTTGGACGACGCTGCTGATGATTGTGTTATGCCTGATTCTCTCAATCATAGTGTTCAGGAAAAAGAAACTGTAA